A DNA window from Aestuariispira ectoiniformans contains the following coding sequences:
- the thiD gene encoding bifunctional hydroxymethylpyrimidine kinase/phosphomethylpyrimidine kinase — MTTPIALTIAGSDSGGGAGIQADLKAFSALGVYGASVLTALTAQNTREVRAIHDVPSGFIRAQIETVFDDLAVGAVKIGMLSQPEVIETVADCLSEHPDVPVVLDPVMVAKSGDNLLQDEAVEALKTRLLPLAAVVTPNLPEAAVLLGRDMTGEADAMQAAGGALLAMGCRAVLMKGGHAEGDVCTDILVSGDGVNFLTSERVHTKNTHGTGCTLSAAIAAGLARKLPLVDAVTQAHAYLQEAIRQADLLTVGGGHGPVHHFHSFWSK, encoded by the coding sequence ATGACAACACCCATAGCCCTGACAATTGCCGGGTCGGACAGTGGCGGCGGTGCCGGAATTCAGGCGGATTTGAAGGCTTTCTCTGCCCTGGGTGTTTACGGGGCCTCTGTCCTGACCGCATTGACGGCGCAGAATACGCGTGAGGTGCGCGCCATTCACGATGTCCCGTCCGGCTTTATCCGCGCACAGATTGAAACCGTGTTTGACGATCTGGCGGTCGGTGCGGTGAAGATCGGCATGTTGAGCCAGCCTGAGGTTATCGAAACCGTCGCCGACTGTCTGTCGGAACATCCGGACGTGCCGGTTGTCCTGGACCCGGTCATGGTTGCGAAAAGCGGAGACAATTTGCTGCAGGATGAGGCGGTCGAAGCCTTGAAGACACGACTGCTGCCACTGGCGGCTGTGGTGACGCCCAATCTGCCGGAGGCTGCTGTTCTGCTGGGGCGGGATATGACGGGCGAGGCGGATGCAATGCAGGCCGCCGGTGGGGCGCTTCTGGCCATGGGGTGTCGGGCGGTGCTGATGAAAGGTGGTCATGCGGAGGGCGATGTCTGCACGGATATTCTGGTTTCCGGTGATGGCGTAAATTTCCTCACCAGCGAGCGTGTTCATACAAAGAACACTCACGGGACGGGCTGCACCCTGTCGGCGGCCATAGCGGCGGGACTGGCAAGGAAGCTGCCACTGGTGGACGCCGTGACGCAGGCGCATGCCTATCTGCAGGAAGCGATCCGGCAGGCGGACCTGCTGACTGTCGGGGGCGGGCACGGCCCGGTCCATCATTTTCATTCTTTCTGGTCAAAGTGA
- the tenA gene encoding thiaminase II has translation MRSAFLDRLKATCAEDWQAYVEHDFVRQLGAGTLPQACFRHYLKQDYLFLIQFARAFALAAYKSERLDDIRMAHGAMKAILDTELELHVDFCRKWGIEPGELEDLPEATANMAYTRYVHSAGMTGTILDLHVALAPCLLGYAEIGQRLANDPATVRDGNRYQDWIEMYSGDEYLEAAQAAADYLDRLAEGISDARFEALARTFRDATRLEIAFWQMGLDRSL, from the coding sequence ATGCGGTCCGCATTTCTCGACCGCCTGAAGGCAACCTGTGCCGAAGACTGGCAGGCCTATGTTGAGCATGACTTCGTGCGTCAGCTTGGGGCAGGGACGCTGCCCCAGGCCTGTTTTCGGCATTATCTGAAGCAGGACTACCTGTTTCTGATACAGTTTGCCCGTGCCTTTGCGCTGGCAGCCTATAAGTCGGAGCGGCTGGACGATATCCGTATGGCCCATGGGGCGATGAAGGCAATCCTGGATACCGAACTGGAGCTGCATGTCGACTTCTGCCGGAAGTGGGGGATTGAACCGGGTGAGCTGGAAGACCTGCCGGAGGCAACGGCCAATATGGCCTATACCCGTTATGTCCACAGTGCGGGCATGACCGGTACAATCCTGGACCTGCACGTAGCTTTGGCGCCTTGCTTGCTGGGCTATGCAGAGATCGGGCAGCGGTTGGCAAATGATCCGGCGACGGTCCGGGATGGCAATCGCTACCAGGACTGGATCGAGATGTATTCCGGCGATGAATATCTGGAGGCGGCACAGGCCGCCGCGGATTATCTTGACCGGTTGGCAGAGGGTATTTCCGACGCAAGATTTGAGGCTCTGGCCCGAACTTTCCGGGATGCGACGCGACTGGAAATCGCCTTTTGGCAGATGGGGCTGGACCGGTCGCTTTAA
- a CDS encoding ABC transporter permease, which yields MIRLLPIVVGLVVLWQGVVWVTGVPPFILPGPLAVAKALGTRWPVLVDHAAVTVLEIILGLLFGALLGAVSALMMASWRPARRWLLPIFVVSQSIPVFALAPILVLWMGYGLLSKVAMAVLVIYFPVTAAFYDGLRQTETGWLDMARVMGASPARILWHIRVPAALPRFASGLRVATAVAPIGAIIGEWVGSSKGLGYLMLHANGRMQVDFMFAALFLLAAFSVCLYFTMDAGLRRLTAWAGVQDRGKEEE from the coding sequence GTGATCCGGTTGCTTCCCATTGTTGTCGGGCTGGTCGTGCTCTGGCAGGGCGTGGTCTGGGTGACAGGCGTGCCGCCCTTCATTCTGCCGGGGCCGCTGGCAGTGGCCAAGGCCCTTGGAACCCGTTGGCCGGTGCTGGTGGATCATGCGGCCGTGACTGTTCTGGAAATTATACTTGGCCTGCTGTTCGGGGCGTTACTGGGGGCGGTGTCTGCGCTGATGATGGCATCCTGGCGGCCTGCGCGACGCTGGCTGTTGCCGATCTTTGTGGTGTCTCAGTCGATACCGGTTTTTGCCCTCGCGCCAATTCTGGTGCTTTGGATGGGCTATGGCCTTCTGTCCAAGGTCGCGATGGCAGTGCTGGTCATCTATTTCCCGGTGACGGCGGCTTTTTATGACGGGTTGCGCCAGACGGAGACCGGCTGGCTGGATATGGCGCGTGTGATGGGGGCAAGCCCCGCGCGTATCCTGTGGCATATACGTGTGCCGGCTGCCCTGCCGCGATTTGCGAGCGGGTTGCGGGTGGCAACCGCCGTTGCCCCGATCGGTGCGATTATCGGCGAATGGGTCGGCTCTTCCAAAGGGCTTGGTTATCTGATGCTGCATGCCAACGGACGCATGCAGGTGGACTTCATGTTTGCGGCGCTTTTCCTGCTCGCCGCGTTTTCGGTTTGTCTCTATTTCACGATGGATGCCGGGCTGCGCCGCCTGACGGCCTGGGCCGGTGTCCAAGACAGGGGAAAGGAAGAAGAATGA
- a CDS encoding TRAP transporter substrate-binding protein, whose product MTFSRRKFLSASAAGAVAATASFSAPAVAKGIAEWRMVTSWPKNSPGPGMTAQRLADRITAMSDGRLKVTLYAAGELVPALEVFDAVAAGNAEMAHTASLFWQGKMKASFFYTSVPFGLTSEEHCAWVYHGGGQALWDELYAPFGIKPYMAGNTGMQMGGWFKTEIRSLDDLKGIRQRVVGVGGEIMRRMGVSPVVLAPGDIFGALQSGLVDAAEFLGPWTDTAFGFYKVAPYYYWPGFNKPNGTGEALVNRAALDGLPADLKAVVENAVQAENAYALAESDWENARALQALSQKHGVKLRAFPEDVLAEARRITPQVLDDRLADDELGRRILTSYREAVDLCRDWGKVGRQAFLRVR is encoded by the coding sequence ATGACATTTTCACGTCGTAAATTCCTGTCGGCATCGGCTGCCGGTGCCGTGGCCGCGACAGCAAGTTTCAGTGCGCCTGCCGTCGCCAAAGGGATCGCCGAATGGCGTATGGTAACCAGTTGGCCGAAAAACTCGCCGGGGCCGGGCATGACCGCGCAACGGCTGGCCGACCGCATCACCGCGATGAGTGACGGTCGCCTGAAAGTGACCCTCTACGCGGCAGGCGAATTGGTTCCTGCCCTTGAGGTTTTCGATGCGGTTGCCGCCGGAAATGCGGAAATGGCCCATACGGCGTCACTCTTCTGGCAGGGCAAGATGAAGGCCTCTTTCTTCTATACCTCCGTGCCATTTGGTCTGACTTCGGAAGAACATTGCGCCTGGGTCTATCATGGCGGTGGACAGGCTCTGTGGGATGAGCTTTACGCGCCATTCGGCATCAAACCCTATATGGCGGGCAATACCGGCATGCAGATGGGGGGCTGGTTCAAGACCGAAATCAGGTCGCTTGATGATCTGAAGGGGATCAGGCAACGGGTGGTCGGCGTCGGCGGTGAGATCATGCGGCGCATGGGCGTTTCGCCGGTGGTGCTGGCCCCCGGTGATATCTTCGGAGCCCTGCAGAGCGGCCTTGTGGATGCGGCGGAATTCCTCGGCCCCTGGACCGATACGGCCTTCGGGTTTTACAAGGTCGCGCCCTATTACTATTGGCCCGGTTTCAACAAGCCCAACGGGACCGGCGAGGCGCTGGTCAACAGGGCCGCACTGGATGGCCTGCCTGCCGACCTGAAGGCGGTGGTCGAGAATGCGGTACAGGCGGAAAACGCCTATGCCCTGGCTGAAAGCGATTGGGAAAATGCCCGCGCCCTGCAGGCCCTGTCCCAGAAACATGGTGTGAAGCTGCGCGCCTTCCCGGAAGATGTCCTCGCGGAGGCCCGGCGGATCACCCCGCAGGTGCTGGACGACCGTCTGGCCGATGACGAGTTGGGGCGTCGTATCCTGACCTCTTATCGGGAGGCGGTCGATCTGTGCCGCGACTGGGGCAAGGTCGGGCGTCAGGCCTTCCTGCGCGTGCGTTAG
- a CDS encoding ABC transporter substrate-binding protein has translation MKRYIAALALTAFAWMPSAQAAEKVTILLDWFVNPDHATLVVAKEKGFFKAEGLDVDLVAPADPNDPPKLVAAGKADLAVSYQPQLHVQVAEGLPLVRVGTLVATPLNSLVVLKDGPVKSIADLKGRKVGFSVGGFEDTLLDAMLKKNGLSIKDVELVNVNFSLSPSLIAGQVDAVIGAYRNFELNQMDIVKAPGRAFYVEEEGVPSYDELILIANKDNADSEQVKHVLTALQNAGTYLVNHPQESWQAFIKAYPELDDELNRRAWADTLPRFALRPAALDQGRYKRFADFMKASGMIDKTMDLNDYAIDPFAGEKK, from the coding sequence ATGAAACGTTATATAGCTGCACTGGCGTTGACTGCATTTGCCTGGATGCCTTCGGCGCAGGCGGCGGAAAAGGTGACGATCCTGTTGGACTGGTTCGTCAACCCGGACCACGCGACATTGGTCGTCGCCAAGGAAAAGGGGTTCTTCAAGGCAGAGGGGCTGGACGTGGATCTGGTCGCACCCGCCGATCCCAATGACCCGCCGAAACTGGTTGCTGCCGGCAAGGCGGATCTGGCGGTTTCCTATCAGCCGCAATTGCATGTCCAGGTGGCGGAGGGGCTGCCGCTGGTTCGTGTTGGCACCTTGGTGGCAACACCGCTGAATTCTCTGGTCGTTTTGAAGGATGGGCCGGTGAAATCTATCGCGGACCTGAAAGGCCGGAAGGTCGGTTTCTCCGTTGGTGGATTCGAGGACACGCTGCTTGATGCGATGCTGAAAAAGAACGGGCTTTCCATCAAAGACGTTGAACTGGTCAATGTGAACTTCTCCCTGTCGCCGTCGCTGATTGCGGGCCAGGTGGATGCGGTGATAGGTGCCTATCGCAATTTCGAATTGAACCAGATGGATATCGTCAAGGCACCGGGCCGGGCCTTCTACGTGGAAGAGGAGGGCGTTCCCTCTTATGACGAACTGATCCTGATCGCCAACAAGGACAATGCCGACAGCGAACAGGTCAAACATGTGCTGACGGCCTTGCAGAACGCCGGGACCTATCTGGTGAACCATCCGCAGGAAAGCTGGCAGGCCTTTATCAAGGCTTATCCGGAACTGGATGATGAGTTGAACCGCCGCGCCTGGGCAGACACCCTGCCGCGTTTCGCCCTTCGTCCGGCGGCGCTGGACCAGGGACGCTACAAACGGTTTGCCGATTTCATGAAGGCCAGCGGCATGATCGACAAGACCATGGATCTGAATGACTATGCGATTGACCCGTTTGCGGGGGAGAAGAAGTAA
- a CDS encoding ABC transporter ATP-binding protein — protein sequence MPRSHPTPHLLPTVGLDDLSLTLGNIRLFDGLSLALPEQQWTALLGASGVGKSTILKLLAGLVKPDSGAVHCPGAVAYMAQQDLLLPWLNVLDNVTVGVRLRQGGAAARRQRDKAMAILEQVGMADRVGFEPAALSGGMRQRVALARTLMEDCPVVLMDEPFSALDAVTRHRLQRLTFDLLQGRTVVLVTHDPLEALRLGDEVRVLQGGDVVSITDPIKPEGVPPRRLEDSSVSSLYPRLLAVLEAGS from the coding sequence ATGCCGCGATCTCACCCCACGCCGCATCTGCTGCCGACCGTCGGGCTGGATGATCTGTCCCTGACACTGGGAAATATTCGGCTTTTCGACGGATTGTCGCTGGCTTTGCCGGAGCAGCAGTGGACGGCGTTGTTGGGGGCGAGCGGCGTTGGCAAAAGTACAATCCTGAAACTGTTGGCAGGTCTGGTGAAACCTGACAGCGGGGCCGTGCATTGCCCGGGAGCCGTGGCCTATATGGCGCAACAGGATTTGCTTCTGCCATGGCTGAATGTTCTGGATAACGTGACCGTAGGTGTTCGCCTGCGGCAGGGCGGGGCGGCAGCAAGACGCCAGCGGGACAAGGCGATGGCGATCCTGGAGCAGGTTGGTATGGCGGATAGGGTGGGATTCGAACCCGCCGCCCTGTCCGGTGGCATGCGTCAACGCGTGGCGCTGGCCCGTACCCTGATGGAAGATTGCCCGGTGGTGCTGATGGATGAACCCTTTTCGGCGCTGGATGCGGTTACCCGGCACCGCCTGCAACGGCTGACCTTCGATCTGTTGCAGGGCCGGACGGTTGTACTTGTCACCCACGACCCCCTGGAGGCGCTGCGCCTGGGTGATGAGGTAAGGGTCTTGCAGGGTGGTGACGTGGTTTCCATTACCGACCCGATCAAACCCGAAGGCGTACCGCCACGCCGGCTGGAGGACAGCAGCGTTTCCTCCCTTTATCCGCGTCTGCTGGCGGTGCTGGAGGCAGGGTCGTGA
- the gcvH gene encoding glycine cleavage system protein GcvH: protein MSNVKYSEEHEWVLVEGDVATVGITDFAQAALGDVVFVDLPEVGDEIEKGGEAGVVESVKAASEVYAPVTGEIVEVNDELEGNPSLVNEDAEEKGWFFKIKLSNPSELDDLMDENAYKAFAEES from the coding sequence ATGAGCAACGTGAAATACAGTGAAGAACATGAATGGGTGCTGGTGGAAGGCGACGTCGCCACTGTCGGCATCACCGATTTCGCACAGGCAGCTCTGGGTGACGTGGTCTTCGTTGACCTGCCGGAAGTCGGCGACGAAATCGAAAAGGGCGGCGAAGCCGGTGTGGTCGAATCCGTAAAGGCAGCCAGCGAAGTCTATGCCCCCGTTACCGGCGAGATCGTCGAGGTCAATGACGAACTGGAAGGCAACCCGAGCCTGGTCAACGAAGATGCCGAAGAAAAAGGCTGGTTCTTCAAGATCAAGCTGTCCAATCCGTCCGAGCTTGACGACCTGATGGACGAAAACGCCTACAAGGCTTTCGCTGAAGAAAGCTGA
- a CDS encoding DUF302 domain-containing protein: MRHNPGFIPGAAFALLALIAFAAPLHAQQAEPLAVNTGKPFDQYVTDLKAAIKANNMGIVAEACATCGAKALGVTIPGNRVIMVFHPRFAVRMLKASIPAGIEAPLRLYVTEQEDGTAKLTYHRPSTVFSPYEVAELDIMARELDEIFHKIIQDSLQK; this comes from the coding sequence ATGCGTCACAATCCGGGGTTCATACCTGGCGCCGCATTTGCGTTACTGGCATTGATTGCCTTCGCGGCCCCGCTTCACGCCCAGCAGGCAGAGCCCCTGGCCGTGAACACAGGCAAGCCGTTCGATCAGTATGTGACGGACCTGAAGGCAGCCATCAAAGCCAATAACATGGGCATCGTTGCCGAGGCTTGTGCCACCTGCGGCGCAAAGGCACTGGGCGTGACCATTCCCGGCAACCGGGTGATCATGGTGTTCCATCCCCGCTTTGCCGTGCGGATGTTGAAGGCCAGCATTCCCGCCGGGATCGAAGCGCCGTTGCGTCTTTATGTGACGGAACAGGAGGATGGCACGGCAAAACTCACCTACCATCGCCCCAGCACCGTCTTCTCGCCCTATGAGGTCGCTGAATTGGACATCATGGCCCGGGAACTGGATGAAATCTTTCACAAGATCATCCAGGATTCCCTACAGAAATGA
- the gcvT gene encoding glycine cleavage system aminomethyltransferase GcvT: MASPDQGELKRTPLYDLHVELGGKIVPFAGYEMPVQYPAGILKEHNQTRESAGLFDVSHMGQAWLIGDGADAALETLVPADLQSLKPGQQRYSQLLNDEGGILDDLMVTRPADPALADRLYLVVNAACKDQDFALISEKLAGKATLQPIDESALIAVQGPKAVDAAARLLGETLRTQPFMTQTAVEFEGVTCLVSRSGYTGEDGYEISVPNDKAVALTKAFLDQPEVDPIGLGARDSLRLEAGLCLYGHDIDTTTSPIEAGLTWSVGKRRREEGGFPGADVVQKQLAEGVSRKRVGILPEGRAPAREGTVVTDADGNEIGKITSGGFGPTAGGPVAMGYVAIDFAKVDTPINLVVRGKSLPAKVVKMPIVPQRYYRG, translated from the coding sequence ATGGCCTCACCGGACCAGGGAGAGTTGAAGCGGACTCCGCTTTACGATCTGCATGTCGAACTTGGCGGAAAAATCGTACCCTTTGCCGGCTATGAAATGCCGGTTCAATATCCTGCTGGCATTCTGAAAGAACATAACCAGACGCGTGAAAGCGCGGGCCTGTTCGACGTATCCCACATGGGCCAGGCATGGCTGATTGGTGACGGCGCGGACGCCGCACTGGAAACGCTGGTTCCTGCAGACCTGCAATCCCTGAAACCCGGCCAGCAGCGCTATAGCCAGTTGCTGAACGATGAGGGTGGCATCCTGGACGACCTCATGGTCACGCGTCCGGCCGACCCCGCGCTGGCGGACCGCCTCTATCTGGTCGTGAACGCCGCCTGCAAGGATCAGGACTTTGCCCTGATTTCCGAAAAGCTGGCTGGCAAAGCCACGTTACAGCCGATCGACGAGAGCGCCTTGATTGCCGTTCAGGGCCCGAAAGCCGTGGATGCCGCCGCGCGCCTGCTGGGCGAGACCCTTCGCACCCAGCCCTTCATGACCCAGACCGCCGTGGAATTCGAAGGCGTCACCTGCCTCGTCAGCCGTTCCGGCTATACCGGTGAGGATGGCTATGAGATTTCCGTGCCGAACGACAAGGCCGTGGCTCTCACCAAGGCCTTCCTGGACCAGCCGGAAGTAGACCCGATCGGTCTTGGCGCGCGTGATTCGCTGCGCCTGGAAGCCGGGCTTTGCCTCTACGGCCACGACATCGACACCACCACCAGCCCGATCGAGGCTGGCCTGACCTGGTCGGTTGGCAAGCGCCGCCGCGAGGAAGGCGGTTTCCCTGGTGCGGACGTGGTGCAGAAACAACTGGCCGAAGGCGTTTCCCGCAAACGCGTTGGCATCCTGCCGGAAGGCCGCGCGCCGGCCCGCGAAGGCACGGTTGTCACCGATGCCGACGGCAATGAAATCGGCAAGATCACGAGCGGCGGCTTCGGCCCCACCGCAGGCGGCCCGGTCGCCATGGGCTATGTCGCGATTGATTTCGCAAAAGTCGACACGCCCATCAATCTTGTTGTGCGCGGTAAATCACTGCCCGCGAAGGTCGTCAAAATGCCGATCGTGCCGCAGCGCTACTATCGCGGCTGA
- the gcvP gene encoding aminomethyl-transferring glycine dehydrogenase: MMTTERTSLAELEQRNDFVRRHIGPGKEQIQEMLETVGAKDLDDLIAKTIPASILTDRPLATPGARSERQTLSDLRKIASRNQVYINMIGMGYYGTVLPPVILRNVLEDPGWYTAYTPYQAEVSQGRLEALLNFQQMITDLTAMEIANASLLDEATAVAESMAMSHRVTKKKKANTFFVDQDVHPQTLEVVQTRAHSMGFDVVVGDPFAADLQTEDVFGLVVQYPGSSGEIRDIKPVIDKAHEDKVLVTVSADLLALTLLTPPGELGADIVVGSAQRFGVPMGFGGPHAAYFATKDAYKRQMPGRIIGVSVDSQGQPALRMAMQTREQHIRREKATSNICTAQVLLAVIASFYGVYHGPDGLTKIARKVNRMTSILVDGLKSLGVEVVTENFFDTITVRARGQAHRIAARARESRINLRVIDRDHVGISFDETTKRRDLRALWNVFKSHAADGLDIKAIDKNVADSIPAGLRRTSAFMEHPVFHLYHAETEMLRYIRWLRDKDVALNRSMIPLGSCTMKLNATSEMIPITWRNFSHLHPFAPEDQTQGYQQLFEELEFALCEITGYEAISLQPNAGSQGEYAGLLVIRKYHESRGEGHRNICLIPASAHGTNPASAAMAGMKVVVVACDDKGNVDVTDLRAKAEQHKDNLAALIVTYPSTHGVFEEEIRAICDAIHEFGGQVYMDGANMNAMVGLVRPGDIGSDVSHLNLHKTFCIPHGGGGPGMGPIGVKAHLAPFLSGHTMIDGLNPAEGDEGTIGAVAAAPWGSASILPITWAYIAMMGAEGLTDATKIAILNANYMAKRLEPYFPVLYSGKNGYVAHECIVDMRDLKDRAGISVEDVAKRLVDYGYHAPTMSFPVVDTLMIEPTESEAKRELDKFCDALIQIHKEIADVESGKVDAENNLLKNAPHTHKLLLSENWPYPYSKEEAYFPLHSVREDKFWPPVGRVDNVYGDRHLVCSCPPISAYMDEAAE; encoded by the coding sequence ATGATGACGACGGAACGTACCAGCTTGGCAGAGCTGGAACAGCGTAATGACTTTGTTCGCCGCCATATCGGCCCGGGCAAGGAACAAATCCAGGAGATGCTGGAAACGGTAGGCGCGAAGGATCTGGATGACCTGATCGCCAAAACCATCCCGGCCAGCATTCTGACTGACCGGCCCCTGGCCACGCCCGGCGCACGCAGCGAACGCCAGACGCTGAGCGACCTGCGTAAAATCGCCAGTCGCAACCAGGTCTATATCAACATGATCGGCATGGGTTACTACGGCACGGTGCTGCCGCCGGTTATCCTGCGCAACGTGTTGGAAGATCCGGGCTGGTACACCGCCTATACTCCCTATCAGGCCGAAGTCAGCCAGGGCCGCCTTGAAGCCCTGCTGAACTTCCAGCAGATGATCACCGACCTGACCGCCATGGAAATCGCCAACGCCTCCCTGTTGGACGAGGCGACGGCCGTTGCCGAATCCATGGCCATGTCCCATCGCGTGACCAAAAAGAAGAAGGCCAACACCTTCTTTGTCGACCAGGATGTGCACCCGCAGACCCTGGAAGTGGTTCAGACCCGCGCCCATTCCATGGGCTTCGATGTCGTTGTCGGCGACCCGTTTGCAGCAGACCTGCAGACCGAAGACGTCTTCGGCCTAGTCGTCCAGTATCCGGGCTCCAGCGGCGAAATCCGTGACATCAAGCCGGTGATCGACAAGGCCCATGAAGACAAGGTCCTGGTCACCGTGTCCGCCGACCTGCTCGCGCTGACCCTGTTGACCCCGCCGGGTGAACTGGGTGCGGACATCGTCGTCGGCTCCGCACAGCGTTTTGGTGTGCCGATGGGCTTCGGTGGTCCGCACGCGGCCTATTTCGCGACCAAGGATGCCTACAAGCGTCAGATGCCGGGTCGTATCATCGGTGTCTCCGTCGACAGCCAGGGCCAGCCTGCCCTGCGCATGGCGATGCAGACCCGTGAACAGCATATCCGCCGTGAAAAAGCGACCAGTAACATCTGTACCGCACAGGTATTGCTGGCGGTGATCGCCTCCTTCTATGGCGTCTATCACGGTCCGGACGGACTGACCAAAATCGCCCGCAAGGTCAACCGCATGACCTCCATCCTGGTGGATGGCCTGAAGTCTCTGGGCGTGGAAGTGGTAACCGAAAACTTCTTCGACACCATCACCGTCCGGGCACGCGGCCAGGCCCATCGCATTGCGGCCCGCGCCCGCGAATCCCGCATCAACCTGCGGGTGATCGATCGCGACCATGTGGGCATCTCCTTTGACGAAACCACCAAGCGCCGCGACCTGCGCGCCCTGTGGAACGTCTTCAAATCCCATGCGGCCGACGGCCTGGACATCAAGGCAATCGACAAGAACGTCGCGGACAGCATCCCGGCTGGCCTGCGCCGGACGAGCGCCTTCATGGAACATCCGGTGTTCCACCTCTACCACGCCGAAACGGAAATGCTGCGCTATATCCGTTGGCTGCGTGACAAGGATGTGGCCCTGAACCGCTCCATGATCCCGCTGGGTTCCTGCACCATGAAACTGAACGCCACTTCGGAAATGATTCCGATCACATGGCGCAATTTCAGCCACCTGCATCCGTTCGCACCGGAAGACCAGACGCAGGGCTATCAGCAGCTCTTTGAAGAACTGGAATTCGCGCTTTGCGAAATCACCGGTTATGAAGCAATTTCCCTGCAGCCCAATGCTGGGTCGCAGGGCGAATATGCCGGTCTGCTGGTGATCCGCAAATATCACGAATCCCGTGGCGAAGGGCATCGTAACATCTGCCTGATCCCGGCCTCCGCCCATGGCACAAACCCGGCAAGTGCCGCCATGGCGGGCATGAAGGTCGTGGTTGTTGCCTGCGACGACAAGGGCAACGTGGATGTGACCGACCTGCGCGCCAAGGCGGAACAGCATAAGGACAACCTGGCGGCCCTGATCGTCACCTATCCGTCCACCCACGGGGTGTTCGAAGAGGAAATCCGTGCGATCTGCGATGCGATCCATGAATTCGGCGGCCAGGTCTATATGGACGGCGCGAATATGAACGCCATGGTCGGCCTTGTCCGTCCGGGCGATATCGGGTCGGACGTCAGCCACCTGAACCTGCATAAAACTTTCTGCATTCCCCACGGCGGGGGTGGCCCGGGCATGGGACCGATCGGCGTGAAGGCGCATCTGGCACCCTTCCTGTCCGGTCACACCATGATCGATGGCCTGAACCCGGCAGAGGGTGACGAAGGCACCATCGGCGCAGTTGCCGCAGCCCCCTGGGGTTCCGCCAGCATCCTGCCGATCACATGGGCATATATCGCCATGATGGGTGCGGAAGGCCTGACGGACGCCACCAAGATCGCGATCCTGAACGCCAACTACATGGCCAAGCGTCTGGAACCCTATTTCCCGGTTCTCTATTCCGGTAAAAACGGCTATGTGGCGCATGAATGCATCGTCGATATGCGTGACCTGAAAGACCGGGCCGGCATTTCCGTGGAAGACGTCGCCAAGCGTCTGGTGGACTATGGCTACCACGCGCCGACCATGTCTTTCCCCGTGGTCGACACGCTGATGATCGAACCGACGGAAAGCGAAGCCAAGCGGGAGTTGGACAAATTCTGCGACGCGCTGATCCAGATCCACAAGGAAATTGCGGATGTGGAAAGTGGCAAGGTGGATGCGGAAAACAACCTGCTGAAAAACGCACCGCATACCCACAAGCTGCTGCTCAGCGAAAACTGGCCCTATCCTTACTCCAAGGAAGAAGCCTACTTCCCGCTGCATTCGGTACGCGAGGACAAATTCTGGCCGCCGGTCGGACGTGTAGACAACGTCTATGGCGACCGTCATCTGGTTTGTTCCTGCCCGCCGATTTCGGCCTATATGGACGAAGCTGCGGAATAG
- the thiE gene encoding thiamine phosphate synthase has product MSKIPFDPRLYLVLGPENCPEGDVVSTAVEAVRGGVTLVQYRNKHGNTRRMIDDVRALKRGLAPYEVPVLVNDRLDVALAAGADGIHVGQSDMPVETARRLLGPDKIIGLTIKARAHLLQAPVDVLDYWSIGGVFPTRTKNNPDAPVGADGLADLVAIARARSDMPITAIAGITLENLSEVWAAGINGIAVVSSICAAPDKRMAAERFRLAVDGLSTGSRVEEAG; this is encoded by the coding sequence ATGAGCAAAATTCCCTTCGATCCCCGCCTCTACCTGGTTCTTGGGCCGGAAAACTGCCCGGAGGGGGATGTTGTCTCGACTGCGGTTGAGGCGGTGCGGGGCGGTGTGACGCTGGTCCAATACCGCAACAAGCATGGCAACACCCGGCGCATGATAGATGACGTTCGTGCGCTGAAACGGGGATTGGCTCCCTATGAGGTGCCCGTTTTGGTCAATGACCGGCTTGATGTTGCCCTGGCGGCAGGGGCGGACGGTATTCATGTGGGCCAGTCGGATATGCCGGTGGAGACGGCCCGGCGACTGCTGGGGCCCGACAAGATCATCGGTCTGACCATCAAGGCCCGCGCCCATCTGCTACAGGCCCCGGTGGATGTGCTGGACTATTGGAGTATTGGTGGTGTCTTCCCTACGCGTACCAAAAACAATCCCGATGCGCCGGTCGGCGCGGATGGTCTGGCGGATCTGGTGGCCATCGCACGGGCGCGCAGTGACATGCCGATCACCGCGATTGCGGGCATTACCCTTGAAAATCTGAGTGAAGTCTGGGCGGCAGGGATCAACGGCATTGCTGTTGTCTCCTCAATTTGCGCGGCCCCGGACAAACGGATGGCGGCGGAACGGTTTCGCCTGGCGGTGGACGGATTGTCTACGGGATCACGAGTGGAGGAAGCAGGATGA